From the genome of Geothrix sp. 21YS21S-4, one region includes:
- a CDS encoding BlaI/MecI/CopY family transcriptional regulator, with protein sequence MQPSPKPTDAELAILRVLWARGPSTVRQVFEVLSAERELGYTTVLKMLQIMDEKGLVQRDAADRVHIFSATETQVQTQRHLLDDLLDKAFGGSSLSLVMQALATRKASHEELAEIRKMLDQAEGGPR encoded by the coding sequence ATGCAGCCTTCCCCCAAGCCGACCGACGCTGAACTGGCCATCCTGCGGGTGCTGTGGGCCCGGGGGCCGAGCACGGTGCGGCAGGTGTTCGAGGTGCTGTCGGCGGAGCGGGAGCTGGGCTACACGACGGTCCTGAAGATGCTCCAGATCATGGATGAAAAGGGGCTGGTGCAGCGCGACGCGGCGGACCGGGTCCACATCTTTTCCGCCACGGAGACCCAGGTCCAGACCCAGCGGCATCTGCTCGACGACCTGCTGGACAAGGCGTTCGGGGGTTCGTCCCTCAGCCTGGTGATGCAGGCCCTCGCCACCCGCAAGGCCAGCCACGAGGAGCTGGCCGAGATCCGCAAAATGCTCGATCAGGCCGAAGGAGGTCCGCGATGA
- a CDS encoding efflux RND transporter periplasmic adaptor subunit: MTFLRPALLALALALVGLAACGRKGADPHADGHPEEAHAHGDHAAEAGEGLHIPLKDVRGLRFLTVPEPRAEGGWYPAEAIGDESAQAILSSPVKGIVSAILVAPGQRVGAGAALVSIRSPELARLKADWLSARARRDRAEAEAAREVRLFQAQAGSRRELEAAHSDAATARADEEAARLALEARGAAAETAGAVLTVRAPKAGAVTAYRVQLGQGIEAGQDLGGFQAASAALVRLELTPPAPLDWRPGSVTDVRRADGQRWKARLEGTPSVLTPDTHRLAYRLRLQGGALPMPGTPLEVRVPLATAVVLPQAALQQVEGVWGVFVKEGEEAEFRPVRRGAEVGTGVMVIEGVRPGETVAGEGAYLLKALQIKRKSGGEGHDH, encoded by the coding sequence ATGACTTTCCTCCGACCCGCCCTTCTGGCCCTGGCCCTGGCCCTGGTGGGCCTCGCCGCCTGCGGCCGCAAGGGCGCCGATCCCCACGCGGACGGCCATCCCGAAGAGGCGCACGCCCACGGCGATCACGCCGCCGAGGCCGGCGAAGGCCTCCACATTCCCCTCAAGGATGTCCGCGGGCTGCGGTTCCTGACGGTGCCCGAGCCCCGCGCCGAGGGCGGCTGGTATCCCGCCGAGGCCATCGGCGACGAGTCGGCCCAGGCGATCCTCAGCAGCCCCGTGAAGGGCATCGTGTCGGCGATCCTGGTCGCCCCCGGGCAGCGCGTGGGCGCTGGTGCAGCGCTGGTCTCGATTAGGAGTCCAGAATTGGCCCGGCTGAAGGCGGACTGGCTGTCCGCGCGGGCGCGGCGGGACCGCGCCGAGGCCGAGGCCGCCCGGGAAGTGCGGCTGTTCCAGGCGCAGGCGGGCTCCCGGCGTGAGCTGGAGGCGGCCCACAGCGACGCCGCCACCGCCCGCGCCGACGAGGAGGCCGCCCGTCTGGCGCTGGAGGCCCGGGGCGCCGCTGCCGAGACCGCCGGGGCGGTGCTGACGGTCCGGGCGCCCAAGGCCGGGGCCGTGACCGCCTACCGGGTGCAGCTCGGCCAGGGCATCGAGGCGGGGCAGGACCTGGGCGGCTTCCAGGCCGCGTCCGCCGCCCTCGTCCGATTGGAACTCACGCCCCCCGCGCCGCTGGACTGGCGGCCGGGCTCCGTGACGGACGTCCGCCGCGCCGACGGGCAGCGGTGGAAGGCCCGGCTGGAGGGCACGCCCAGCGTCCTGACGCCGGACACCCACCGCCTGGCGTACCGCCTGCGCCTCCAGGGCGGCGCCCTGCCCATGCCCGGCACGCCGCTGGAAGTGCGCGTCCCGCTGGCGACGGCGGTGGTCCTGCCCCAGGCCGCCCTCCAGCAGGTGGAAGGCGTGTGGGGGGTCTTCGTGAAGGAAGGGGAGGAGGCCGAGTTCCGCCCCGTGCGCCGCGGCGCGGAAGTGGGGACCGGCGTGATGGTGATCGAGGGCGTGCGGCCCGGTGAGACCGTGGCGGGCGAAGGGGCGTACCTGCTCAAGGCCCTCCAGATCAAGCGAAAGAGCGGGGGAGAAGGCCATGACCACTGA
- a CDS encoding TolC family protein: MRPLLLGALPCVLAAQAPPLSFDDILSRARSGPAQYRAEALLAERHRALAGTGGFLREGPALALSAGPRAQPSAPTFTDRAVEVDLPLFLSPGVRRRLEAALGEADPLLRSAGGIEARFQLRRAYLDAWLAERLLHLRERDLATVETWLQAARARLEAGADPAFQAALVEGELLRAQGDLDEARQQRAAAWAALRHLAEVPAAPAPLTEPGDPPGGFPDGLRARYEAGTLRRALLAQADLEQQALRHQEALAASRWSLRGSYAREGEERVGRVGLAYRFARPGEAAALRRETEAALQAGRREGELALEELDARFQAAMARLPAAPPRAFAAFDPALQAVELRLREGRERPSEALPIRRQLLDVQAAAYRRLRTAHLLSAELQALTEGVTP; the protein is encoded by the coding sequence ATGCGACCCCTTCTTCTGGGGGCGCTGCCCTGCGTGCTGGCCGCGCAGGCGCCGCCCCTTTCGTTCGACGACATCCTCTCCCGGGCCCGGAGCGGTCCGGCCCAGTACCGCGCGGAGGCCCTGCTGGCCGAGCGCCACCGCGCCCTGGCGGGAACCGGCGGCTTCCTGCGGGAGGGCCCCGCCCTCGCTCTGTCCGCGGGACCCCGCGCCCAGCCGAGCGCCCCCACCTTCACGGACCGGGCCGTGGAGGTGGACCTTCCACTGTTCCTGTCGCCCGGCGTCCGGCGCCGCCTGGAAGCGGCGCTGGGGGAGGCGGATCCGCTGCTGCGATCCGCGGGCGGGATCGAGGCCCGGTTCCAGCTGCGCCGGGCCTACCTCGACGCTTGGCTGGCGGAGCGGCTCCTGCACCTGCGGGAGCGCGACCTCGCCACGGTGGAGACCTGGCTCCAGGCCGCCCGCGCCCGGTTGGAGGCCGGCGCCGATCCGGCCTTCCAGGCGGCCCTGGTGGAGGGCGAACTGCTCCGCGCCCAGGGCGACCTGGACGAGGCCCGGCAGCAGCGCGCGGCCGCCTGGGCCGCCCTCCGCCACCTGGCCGAGGTGCCCGCCGCGCCCGCGCCTCTGACAGAGCCCGGCGATCCTCCGGGTGGATTTCCCGACGGGCTGCGCGCCCGCTACGAGGCGGGGACCCTGCGCCGGGCCCTGCTGGCCCAGGCGGACCTGGAGCAGCAGGCGCTGCGCCACCAGGAGGCCCTGGCCGCCAGCCGGTGGAGCCTCCGGGGAAGCTATGCCCGGGAGGGCGAGGAGCGCGTGGGCCGGGTCGGGCTGGCCTACCGCTTCGCCCGCCCCGGCGAGGCAGCCGCGCTGCGCCGCGAGACCGAGGCGGCGCTCCAGGCCGGCCGCCGCGAAGGGGAACTGGCCCTGGAGGAGCTGGACGCCCGGTTCCAGGCCGCGATGGCGCGGCTTCCGGCCGCTCCGCCCCGGGCGTTCGCCGCCTTCGATCCCGCGCTCCAGGCCGTGGAGCTGCGCCTCCGGGAGGGCCGCGAGCGCCCCTCCGAAGCCCTCCCCATCCGCCGCCAACTGCTGGACGTCCAGGCCGCGGCGTACCGCCGCCTCCGGACGGCCCATCTCCTTTCCGCCGAACTCCAGGCCCTCACCGAAGGGGTGACCCCATGA
- a CDS encoding efflux RND transporter permease subunit — protein MTTEPRVPRPGFLQRWFDWLLPRKAWVFALALLWLAAGVASFGSLKRDLFPDLTLPSLTLLIQSPGRAAPELELTVAQPVEQALGGLPSVKRVVSSVQAEVVQVVLAFGGGTDPWRARQLVAERLAGVTAAFPEGTRAPLMSSAAGRLQEIQEIVLEGPAVDPITLRDHAEKVLIPRLQAVPGVARVERLGGEERQLQVIVQPERMRLQGVSLREVMEALDGSHQDTAAGVMEIQDKGWFITVGGLAATPEAVKRLPLATPRGMVSLGELAEVREGAAFRRGLARHLGHGPGGADASRPEELLHEDVSLRVVKQPTAETLAVAQGTRAALDELRGSLPAGMELTLMYDQGKLVTHALDGVTWALLLGGIFVALVLVALLGNLRGALIVIAVLPLATFGAAIPLRAAGLGLNAMTLGGLAIAVGLLVDAAVIMVENLAHRLHREDGGVASRRVVLTRAAAEVGVPILTAVLVILAVFIPLLALGGLAGRLYAPLAVAIAAAMTLSLVLSFTLVPALVERFLPPGAALEEPRLVRALKRAYEPALRWALRHGAVVRILALGLTVPSLWLALRLGTNFLPPLDEGALMLNSILPAETSLAAVDEANFQLEGRLARLRGVASVYRRTGRSELTEDPMPHTISDVMVILDGSRPTAEVQREAGEIAEAMPYPVELTTPMQMRISEGIGGTPADIQVKLFHPDLALLQARLPALQEALSKVPGVASITPEGAGVLPKWTVVPDEEALRRLGVPRTLIATTLRAALQGLDAAPRFDGPQHIGRVVRFPDDGRTSPESLQRLPLVLDGGRVVELGQVARFEEAGTPSLIRREAAQRRLALNVRTAGDLGGTGKRVERALRSLDLPKGTVVKLGGKLEEARDTQKRLTIAVGAALALVVGLLYLALGRWREVMVVVLTLPDAFAGGLLALWLAGESWNISSIVGMIGLFGVAVQNSLVLITQARQLTAAGLPFLDALKEASLGRVRPKLMTAGSAILGLLPMLLGFGGSELERPLALVMVGGLVTSTLFTLLALPSFYAWVGGPKAGADGGLG, from the coding sequence ATGACCACTGAGCCCCGCGTTCCCCGTCCGGGTTTCCTCCAGCGGTGGTTCGACTGGCTGTTGCCGCGCAAGGCCTGGGTCTTCGCCCTGGCGCTCCTGTGGCTGGCCGCTGGGGTCGCCAGTTTCGGCAGCCTCAAACGCGACCTGTTCCCGGATCTCACGCTGCCGAGCCTCACCCTCCTGATCCAGAGCCCTGGCCGGGCCGCCCCGGAGCTGGAACTGACCGTGGCCCAGCCCGTGGAGCAGGCCCTGGGCGGCCTTCCCAGCGTGAAGCGCGTGGTGAGCAGCGTCCAGGCCGAAGTGGTCCAGGTGGTGCTGGCCTTCGGGGGTGGCACCGATCCATGGCGGGCCCGGCAGCTCGTGGCCGAGCGGCTTGCCGGGGTCACGGCGGCCTTCCCCGAAGGGACCCGCGCTCCGCTGATGTCCAGCGCCGCGGGCCGCCTGCAGGAGATCCAGGAAATCGTCCTGGAGGGCCCCGCCGTCGATCCCATCACCCTCCGCGACCACGCCGAGAAGGTGCTCATCCCGCGCCTCCAGGCGGTGCCGGGCGTGGCCCGGGTGGAGCGCCTCGGCGGCGAGGAGCGCCAGCTCCAGGTGATCGTCCAGCCCGAGCGGATGCGGCTCCAGGGCGTCAGCCTCCGCGAGGTAATGGAAGCGCTGGACGGCAGCCACCAGGACACCGCCGCGGGCGTGATGGAGATCCAGGACAAGGGCTGGTTCATCACCGTCGGCGGCCTCGCCGCCACGCCGGAGGCCGTGAAGCGGCTGCCCCTGGCCACGCCCCGGGGGATGGTCTCCCTCGGCGAGCTGGCGGAGGTGCGCGAGGGCGCCGCCTTCCGCCGGGGCCTGGCGCGCCACTTGGGACACGGGCCCGGCGGCGCGGACGCTTCCCGCCCCGAGGAGTTGCTGCACGAGGACGTGAGCCTGCGCGTGGTCAAGCAGCCCACTGCCGAGACCCTGGCGGTGGCGCAAGGCACGCGGGCCGCCCTGGACGAGCTGCGCGGGAGCCTGCCCGCGGGCATGGAGCTGACCCTGATGTACGACCAGGGAAAGCTGGTGACGCACGCCCTGGATGGCGTGACCTGGGCCCTGCTCCTTGGCGGGATCTTCGTGGCGCTGGTGCTGGTGGCCCTGCTGGGCAACCTGCGGGGGGCGCTGATCGTGATCGCGGTGCTGCCCCTGGCGACCTTCGGCGCGGCGATCCCGCTGCGGGCCGCGGGGCTGGGCCTGAATGCCATGACCCTCGGCGGTCTCGCCATCGCCGTGGGCCTGCTGGTGGATGCCGCCGTGATCATGGTGGAGAACCTGGCGCACCGCCTCCACCGGGAGGACGGCGGCGTCGCGAGCCGGCGGGTCGTCCTCACCCGCGCCGCCGCGGAGGTGGGCGTGCCTATCCTCACGGCGGTCCTGGTGATCCTGGCGGTGTTCATTCCGCTGCTCGCGCTGGGGGGCCTCGCCGGGCGGCTGTATGCGCCCTTGGCCGTCGCCATCGCCGCCGCCATGACCCTCAGCCTGGTGTTGAGCTTCACGCTGGTGCCGGCGCTGGTGGAGCGGTTCCTGCCGCCGGGGGCCGCCCTGGAGGAGCCCCGGCTGGTGCGGGCCCTGAAGCGGGCCTACGAGCCAGCGCTGCGCTGGGCGCTCCGTCACGGCGCCGTGGTGCGGATCCTGGCCCTCGGCCTGACCGTGCCCAGCCTGTGGCTGGCGCTACGCTTGGGGACCAACTTCCTGCCTCCCCTCGACGAAGGCGCGCTGATGCTGAACAGCATCTTGCCTGCGGAGACGAGCCTGGCGGCGGTGGACGAGGCCAATTTCCAGCTGGAAGGGCGGCTGGCGCGGCTGCGCGGCGTGGCGTCGGTCTACCGCCGCACCGGGCGGTCCGAACTGACCGAGGACCCCATGCCCCACACCATCTCCGACGTGATGGTGATCCTGGACGGATCGCGGCCCACCGCCGAAGTGCAGCGGGAGGCGGGCGAGATCGCGGAGGCGATGCCCTATCCAGTGGAGCTGACCACGCCCATGCAGATGCGCATTTCCGAAGGCATCGGCGGCACGCCCGCGGACATCCAGGTGAAGCTGTTCCACCCGGATCTCGCCCTCCTCCAGGCGCGGCTGCCGGCGCTCCAGGAGGCGCTGTCGAAGGTGCCGGGGGTGGCCTCCATCACGCCCGAAGGGGCGGGCGTCCTCCCCAAGTGGACCGTGGTTCCCGACGAGGAGGCCCTCCGCCGCCTGGGCGTGCCGCGGACGCTCATCGCCACCACGCTGAGGGCGGCCCTCCAGGGCCTGGACGCGGCGCCCCGGTTCGACGGCCCCCAGCACATCGGGCGGGTGGTGCGCTTTCCCGACGACGGCCGCACCAGCCCCGAGAGCCTCCAGCGCCTGCCGCTGGTGCTGGATGGCGGCCGGGTGGTGGAGCTGGGCCAAGTGGCCCGGTTCGAGGAGGCAGGCACGCCCAGCCTCATCCGCCGGGAAGCCGCCCAGCGGCGCCTCGCCCTCAACGTCCGCACCGCCGGGGACCTCGGGGGAACGGGGAAGCGGGTGGAGCGCGCGTTGCGGAGCCTGGATCTCCCCAAGGGCACCGTCGTGAAGCTCGGCGGCAAGCTGGAGGAGGCCCGGGACACCCAGAAGCGCCTGACGATCGCCGTCGGCGCGGCCCTCGCCCTGGTGGTGGGCCTGCTCTACCTGGCGCTGGGCCGCTGGCGCGAGGTGATGGTCGTCGTCCTCACCCTGCCGGACGCCTTCGCGGGCGGATTGCTGGCCCTGTGGCTGGCGGGCGAGAGCTGGAACATCAGCTCCATCGTCGGGATGATCGGGCTGTTCGGGGTGGCGGTGCAGAACAGCCTCGTGCTGATCACCCAGGCCCGGCAGCTCACGGCCGCGGGGCTCCCCTTCCTGGATGCCCTGAAGGAGGCCAGCCTGGGCCGCGTCCGGCCCAAGCTCATGACCGCCGGCAGCGCCATCCTGGGCCTCCTCCCCATGCTGCTGGGCTTCGGCGGCAGCGAGCTGGAGCGGCCCCTGGCCCTGGTCATGGTGGGCGGCCTCGTCACCAGCACCCTGTTCACCCTGCTGGCCCTGCCCAGCTTCTACGCGTGGGTGGGAGGGCCGAAGGCGGGCGCGGACGGCGGTCTCGGCTAA